A genomic stretch from Helianthus annuus cultivar XRQ/B chromosome 1, HanXRQr2.0-SUNRISE, whole genome shotgun sequence includes:
- the LOC110943025 gene encoding protein TRANSPORT INHIBITOR RESPONSE 1 produces MAISFPEEVLEHVFSFITSHTDRNVVSLVCKSWYEIERWCRRRIFIGNCYAVSPAMMIRRFPEVRSVELKGKPHFADFNLVPDGWGGYFYPWICEMARAYPLLEEIKLKRMVVTDECLELISKSFKNFKVLVLSSCEGFSTDGLAAIAANCRNLRELDLRESEVEDLSGHWLSHFPDSCTSLQSLNMSCLASEVSFSALQRLIARSPNLKTLRLNRAVPLEKLSTLLHRAPQLVELGTGAYSAEIRPDVYSNLAEAFSRCKELMGLSGFWDVVPSYLPAIYSVCSRLTSLNLSYATIQSPDVTKIVTQCPNLQSLSVLDYIEDAGLNALSLSCKDLRELRVFPSDPFVADANVSLTEQGLVAVSEGCLKLQSVLYFCRQMSNAALTTIAKNRPNLNCFRLCILEPRAPDYLTLEPLDNGFGAIVDHCKQLQRLSLSGLLTDRVFEYIGKHAKKLEMLSIAFAGDSDMGLHHVLSGCDSLRKLEIRDCPFGDKALLDNVSKLETMRSLWMSSCSVSLGACKRLSQKMPRLNVEVIDEQGDVDSRSDNSPVEKLYVYRTVAGPRFDMPSFIRNMDQNPTCRR; encoded by the exons ATGGCGATATCGTTCCCGGAAGAGGTGTTGGAGCATGTATTCTCGTTCATAACGTCGCATACAGACCGGAATGTTGTATCGTTGGTGTGTAAGTCGTGGTATGAGATAGAACGGTGGTGTCGGAGGAGGATTTTCATTGGAAATTGTTACGCGGTGAGTCCGGCGATGATGATTAGGAGGTTTCCGGAGGTGAGATCTGTGGAGTTGAAAGGGAAACCGCATTTTGCGGACTTTAATTTGGTGCCGGATGGTTGGGGAGGGTATTTTTATCCTTGGATCTGTGAAATGGCTAGGGCTTATCCGTTGTTAGAGGAGATTAAGCTGAAAAGAATGGTGGTTACGGATGAGTGCTTGGAGTTGATTTCGAAGTCGTTTAAGAACTTTAAGGTGTTGGTGTTGTCTTCTTGTGAGGGTTTCAGTACCGATGGGCTTGCTGCCATTGCCGCCAATTGCAG GAATTTGAGAGAACTGGATTTGAGGGAGAGTGAAGTGGAAGACCTGAGTGGGCATTGGCTAAGTCATTTCCCTGATTCTTGCACCTCATTGCAGTCCTTAAACATGTCTTGTTTGGCTTCCGAGGTGAGTTTTTCAGCGCTCCAACGCCTCATCGCTCGCTCACCCAACCTAAAGACTCTTCGACTCAATCGCGCTGTTCCCCTTGAAAAACTCTCCACCCTACTTCACCGGGCCCCACAGCTTGTTGAACTGGGCACAGGTGCCTATTCTGCTGAAATTCGACCCGATGTGTACTCAAATCTAGCAGAGGCTTTCTCTAGATGCAAGGAACTTATGGGTCTTTCTGGATTTTGGGATGTTGTTCCTTCTTATCTTCCAGCTATTTATTCTGTTTGTTCTAGACTCACCTCGTTAAACTTGAGTTATGCCACTATTCAAAGCCCAGATGTTACCAAAATCGTCACTCAATGTCCTAATCTGCAGAGTTTATCG GTGCTGGATTACATTGAAGACGCCGGGCTCAACGCGCTTTCGTTATCCTGTAAGGACTTGCGAGAACTTCGAGTTTTTCCGTCTGACCCGTTCGTAGCAGATGCAAACGTATCATTAACAGAACAAGGTCTAGTTGCGGTTTCCGAAGGGTGCTTGAAGCTCCAATCGGTTCTTTACTTTTGTAGACAGATGTCAAACGCTGCATTGACCACCATCGCTAAAAACCGTCCTAACCTAAACTGTTTCCGTCTCTGCATTCTCGAACCACGAGCCCCTGATTACCTAACCCTCGAACCACTCGACAACGGTTTCGGAGCGATAGTGGACCACTGTAAGCAACTTCAACGTCTCTCGTTATCCGGTCTGTTAACAGACCGTGTGTTTGAGTACATCGGGAAACACGCTAAGAAGTTGGAAATGCTTTCGATAGCGTTTGCTGGTGATAGTGATATGGGTTTGCATCATGTgttatcggggtgtgacagcttacGGAAGCTTGAGATTAGAGATTGCCCGTTCGGGGACAAGGCTTTGTTGGATAATGTTTCCAAATTGGAGACAATGCGATCCCTTTGGATGTCTTCGTGTTCGGTTAGTCTCGGTGCTTGTAAGCGGCTGAGTCAGAAGATGCCTAGGCTTAACGTTGAAGTTATCGATGAGCAGGGAGACGTAGATTCCAGATCTGATAATTCTCCTGTTGAGAAGCTTTATGTATACCGCACGGTTGCTGGGCCTCGGTTTGACATGCCTAGCTTTATACGGAATATGGATCAAAACCCTACATGTAGGAG GTAG